In Felis catus isolate Fca126 chromosome E1, F.catus_Fca126_mat1.0, whole genome shotgun sequence, the following proteins share a genomic window:
- the PSME3 gene encoding proteasome activator complex subunit 3 isoform X1, which yields MNLPVPDPILLTNSHDGLDGPTYKKRRLDECEEAFQGTKVFVMPNGMLKSNQQLVDIIEKVKPEIRLLIEKCNTVKMWVQLLIPRIEDGNNFGVSIQEETVAELRTVESEAASYLDQISRYYITRAKLVSKIAKYPHVEDYRRTVTEIDEKEYISLRLIISELRNQYVTLHDMILKNIEKIKRPRSSNAETLY from the exons ATGAATCTCCCAGTCCCTGACCCCATTCTTCTTACCAATAGCCACGATGGACTGGACGGT CCCACTTACAAGAAGCGAAGGCTGGATGAGTGTGAAGAGGCCTTCCAAG GAACCAAGGTGTTTGTGATGCCCAATGGGATGCTAAAAAGCAACCAGCAGCTGGTGGACATTATTGAGAAAGTGAAACCTGAGATCCGGCTGCTGATTGAGAAATGCAACACG GTCAAAATGTGGGTACAGCTCCTGATTCCTAGGATAGAAGATGGGAACAACTTTGGGGTGTCCATTCAG GAGGAGACAGTTGCAGAACTAAGAACTGTTGAGAGTGAAGCTGCATCTTATCTGGACCAGATTTCTAG ataTTATATTACAAGAGCCAAATTGGTTTCTAAAATAGCTAAATATCCCCATGTG GAGGACTATCGCCGCACCGTGACAGAGATTGATGAGAAAGAATATATCAGCCTTCGACTCATCATATCAGAGTTAAGGAATCAATAT GTCACTCTACATGACATGATCCTGAAAAATATCGAGAAGATCAAACGGCCCCGGAGCAGCAATGCAGAGACACTGTACtga
- the AOC2 gene encoding retina-specific copper amine oxidase isoform X3 → MNLKVVLVFLALSLITIFALAYILLTSQGGSSQPPRCPSVSPSAQPRTPPSQSQLFADLSPEELTAVMSFLTQQLGPGLVDAAQARPSDNCVFSVELQLPPKAAALAHLDRGSPPPAREALAIVFFGGQPQPNVSELVVGPLPHPSYLRDVTVERHGGPLPYHRRPMLGAEFAQMWNHLKEVELPKAPVFLASVFNYNGSTLAPLHATPSGLRSGDRATWIALYHNISGVGIFLHPVGLELLLDHRALDPARWAVQRVFYLGRYYADLGQLEWEFKAGRLEVARIPLPLPDGASSLKSRAPPGPLPPLQFSPQGSRYSVRGNLVTSSLWTFTFGHGVFSGMRIFDIRFKGERVAYEVSVQECVSVYGADSPKTMMTRYLDSSYGLGRHSRGLVRGVDCPYQSTMVDIHILVGTGAVQLLPGAVCVFEEAQGLPLRRHHNHLESYFYGGLAGSALVVRSVSSVGNYDYIWDFVLHPNGALEGRVHATGYINTAFLSGGEESLLFGNRVGERVLGAVHTHAFHFKLDLDVAELSYRTALTMPAVEIQKESEEPRIGPRSTRYQLVVTRRKEEESQSSSIYYQNDIWTPTMAFADFINNETLLGEDLVAWVTASFLHIPHAEDVPNTVTLGNRVGFLLRPYNFFDEDPSIFSPGSVYFEKDQDAGLCSVNPVACVPHLAACVPDLPPFFYQDF, encoded by the exons ATGAATCTCAAGGTAGTCCTTGTGTTCCTGGCACTGTCCCTCATTACCATCTTTGCCCTGGCCTATATTTTGCTGACCAGCCAAGGTGGCTCCAGCCAGCCTCCCCGCTGCCCCTCTGTATCCCCCAGTGCCCAGCCCCGGACACCCCCCAGCCAGAGCCAGCTGTTTGCGGACCTGAGCCCAGAGGAGCTGACGGCTGTGATGAGCTTCCTGACCCAGCAGCTGGGGCCAGGCCTGGTGGACGCAGCCCAGGCCCGCCCCTCGGACAACTGTGTCTTCTCGGTGGAGCTGCAGCTGCCCCCCAAGGCTGCTGCCCTGGCCCACCTGGACAGGGGGAGTCCCCCGCCCGCCCGGGAGGCACTGGCCATCGTCTTCTTTGGCGGACAACCCCAGCCCAACGTGAGTGAGCTGGTGGTGGGGCCGCTGCCGCACCCCTCCTACCTGCGGGATGTGACGGTGGAGCGTCACGGGGGCCCCCTGCCCTATCACCGACGCCCCATGCTGGGAGCGGAGTTTGCCCAGATGTGGAACCATTTGAAGGAGGTGGAGCTACCCAAGGCACCAGTCTTTCTGGCTTCTGTCTTCAACTACAATGGCTCCACTCTGGCACCTCTGCATGCCACCCCCAGTGGCTTGCGCTCAGGGGACCGTGCTACCTGGATAGCCCTCTACCATAACATCTCAGGTGTTGGGATTTTCCTTCACCCAGTGGGGCTGGAGCTACTGCTGGACCACAGGGCCCTGGACCCTGCCCGCTGGGCTGTCCAGCGGGTCTTCTACCTTGGGCGCTACTATGCAGACTTGGGCCAGCTGGAGTGGGAGTTTAAGGCTGGCCGGCTGGAAGTTGCTAGAATTCCTCTACCCCTGCCGGATGGGGCTTCATCCCTGAAGTCCCGAGCCCCCCCAGGTCCTCTCCCCCCTCTTCAGTTCTCACCTCAGGGCTCCCGATACAGTGTGCGAGGGAACCTGGTGACGTCCTCCCTCTGGACATTTACGTTTGGTCACGGGGTGTTCAGCGGCATGAGGATTTTTGATATTCGGTTCAAAGGCGAGCGAGTGGCCTACGAAGTCAGTGTCCAGGAGTGTGTGTCTGTCTATGGTGCCGATTCACCCAAGACAATGATGACCCGATACTTGGATAGCAGCTATGGACTTGGCCGTCACAGCCGGGGCTTGGTTCGGGGAGTGGACTGCCCCTATCAATCTACGATGGTGGACATCCACATATTAGTGGGCACTGGGGCAGTCCAGCTGCTCCCGGGTGCTGTATGCGTGTTTGAGGAGGCCCAAGGACTACCCCTTCGGAGGCACCACAATCACCTTGAGAGTTATTTCTATGGTGGTTTGGCTGGCTCGGCCCTTGTAGTCAGGTCTGTGTCATCCGTAGGCAACTATGACTACATTTGGGACTTTGTATTGCACCCAAATGGGGCTCTGGAAGGGCGGGTCCATGCCACAGGCTATATCAACACGGCTTTCCTGAGTGGGGGTGAGGAGAGCCTCCTCTTTGGGAACCGCGTGGGGGAACGAGTGCTGGGGGCGGTGCACACGCATGCCTTCCACTTCAAGCTGGACCTGGACGTGGCAG AGCTCAGCTACAGAACAGCTCTTACTATGCCCGCTGTAGAGATTCAGAAAGAGTCAGAAGAGCCAAGAATTGGTCCAAGATCTACTAG ATACCAGCTCGTGGTGACccggaggaaggaggaggaatcACAGAGCAGCAGCATCTATTACCAGAATGACATCTGGACACCCACCATGGCCTTTGCTGACTTCATCAACAATGAGACCCTCTTAGGAGAG GACCTGGTGGCTTGGGTTACAGCCAGCTTCCTGCATATCCCCCATGCTGAGGATGTCCCCAACACTGTGACTCTGGGGAACAGAGTTGGCTTCTTGCTCCGACCCTATAACTTCTTTGATGAGGATCCTTCCATCTTCTCCCCTGGCAGCGTCTACTTTGAGAAGGACCAGGATGCTGGGCTCTGCAGTGTCAACCCTGTGGCCTGTGTCCCCCACCTGGCGGCCTGTGTCCCAGACTTGCCCCCTTTCTTTTACCAGGACTTTTAG
- the AOC2 gene encoding retina-specific copper amine oxidase isoform X1 — protein sequence MNLKVVLVFLALSLITIFALAYILLTSQGGSSQPPRCPSVSPSAQPRTPPSQSQLFADLSPEELTAVMSFLTQQLGPGLVDAAQARPSDNCVFSVELQLPPKAAALAHLDRGSPPPAREALAIVFFGGQPQPNVSELVVGPLPHPSYLRDVTVERHGGPLPYHRRPMLGAEFAQMWNHLKEVELPKAPVFLASVFNYNGSTLAPLHATPSGLRSGDRATWIALYHNISGVGIFLHPVGLELLLDHRALDPARWAVQRVFYLGRYYADLGQLEWEFKAGRLEVARIPLPLPDGASSLKSRAPPGPLPPLQFSPQGSRYSVRGNLVTSSLWTFTFGHGVFSGMRIFDIRFKGERVAYEVSVQECVSVYGADSPKTMMTRYLDSSYGLGRHSRGLVRGVDCPYQSTMVDIHILVGTGAVQLLPGAVCVFEEAQGLPLRRHHNHLESYFYGGLAGSALVVRSVSSVGNYDYIWDFVLHPNGALEGRVHATGYINTAFLSGGEESLLFGNRVGERVLGAVHTHAFHFKLDLDVAGLKNWVVAEDVVFKPVAAPWSPEHQLQRPQLTRQVLGREDLTAFSLGNPLPRYLYLASDQTNVWGHQRGYRIQIHSPLGIHMPLESDMERALSWGRYQLVVTRRKEEESQSSSIYYQNDIWTPTMAFADFINNETLLGEDLVAWVTASFLHIPHAEDVPNTVTLGNRVGFLLRPYNFFDEDPSIFSPGSVYFEKDQDAGLCSVNPVACVPHLAACVPDLPPFFYQDF from the exons ATGAATCTCAAGGTAGTCCTTGTGTTCCTGGCACTGTCCCTCATTACCATCTTTGCCCTGGCCTATATTTTGCTGACCAGCCAAGGTGGCTCCAGCCAGCCTCCCCGCTGCCCCTCTGTATCCCCCAGTGCCCAGCCCCGGACACCCCCCAGCCAGAGCCAGCTGTTTGCGGACCTGAGCCCAGAGGAGCTGACGGCTGTGATGAGCTTCCTGACCCAGCAGCTGGGGCCAGGCCTGGTGGACGCAGCCCAGGCCCGCCCCTCGGACAACTGTGTCTTCTCGGTGGAGCTGCAGCTGCCCCCCAAGGCTGCTGCCCTGGCCCACCTGGACAGGGGGAGTCCCCCGCCCGCCCGGGAGGCACTGGCCATCGTCTTCTTTGGCGGACAACCCCAGCCCAACGTGAGTGAGCTGGTGGTGGGGCCGCTGCCGCACCCCTCCTACCTGCGGGATGTGACGGTGGAGCGTCACGGGGGCCCCCTGCCCTATCACCGACGCCCCATGCTGGGAGCGGAGTTTGCCCAGATGTGGAACCATTTGAAGGAGGTGGAGCTACCCAAGGCACCAGTCTTTCTGGCTTCTGTCTTCAACTACAATGGCTCCACTCTGGCACCTCTGCATGCCACCCCCAGTGGCTTGCGCTCAGGGGACCGTGCTACCTGGATAGCCCTCTACCATAACATCTCAGGTGTTGGGATTTTCCTTCACCCAGTGGGGCTGGAGCTACTGCTGGACCACAGGGCCCTGGACCCTGCCCGCTGGGCTGTCCAGCGGGTCTTCTACCTTGGGCGCTACTATGCAGACTTGGGCCAGCTGGAGTGGGAGTTTAAGGCTGGCCGGCTGGAAGTTGCTAGAATTCCTCTACCCCTGCCGGATGGGGCTTCATCCCTGAAGTCCCGAGCCCCCCCAGGTCCTCTCCCCCCTCTTCAGTTCTCACCTCAGGGCTCCCGATACAGTGTGCGAGGGAACCTGGTGACGTCCTCCCTCTGGACATTTACGTTTGGTCACGGGGTGTTCAGCGGCATGAGGATTTTTGATATTCGGTTCAAAGGCGAGCGAGTGGCCTACGAAGTCAGTGTCCAGGAGTGTGTGTCTGTCTATGGTGCCGATTCACCCAAGACAATGATGACCCGATACTTGGATAGCAGCTATGGACTTGGCCGTCACAGCCGGGGCTTGGTTCGGGGAGTGGACTGCCCCTATCAATCTACGATGGTGGACATCCACATATTAGTGGGCACTGGGGCAGTCCAGCTGCTCCCGGGTGCTGTATGCGTGTTTGAGGAGGCCCAAGGACTACCCCTTCGGAGGCACCACAATCACCTTGAGAGTTATTTCTATGGTGGTTTGGCTGGCTCGGCCCTTGTAGTCAGGTCTGTGTCATCCGTAGGCAACTATGACTACATTTGGGACTTTGTATTGCACCCAAATGGGGCTCTGGAAGGGCGGGTCCATGCCACAGGCTATATCAACACGGCTTTCCTGAGTGGGGGTGAGGAGAGCCTCCTCTTTGGGAACCGCGTGGGGGAACGAGTGCTGGGGGCGGTGCACACGCATGCCTTCCACTTCAAGCTGGACCTGGACGTGGCAG GGCTGAAAAACTGGGTGGTAGCTGAAGACGTGGTGTTTAAACCTGTGGCAGCCCCTTGGAGTCCAGAGCACCAACTGCAGCGCCCACAGCTGACTCGGCAGGTCCTGGGAAGGGAGGACCTGACAGCTTTTTCCTTGGGAAACCCCCTTCCCCGCTACCTTTATCTGGCTAGCGACCAGACTAATGTCTGGGGTCACCAGCGCGGGTACCGAATCCAGATCCACAGCCCCCTCGGCATTCACATGCCCCTGGAGAGCGACATGGAGAGGGCCCTCAgctgggggag ATACCAGCTCGTGGTGACccggaggaaggaggaggaatcACAGAGCAGCAGCATCTATTACCAGAATGACATCTGGACACCCACCATGGCCTTTGCTGACTTCATCAACAATGAGACCCTCTTAGGAGAG GACCTGGTGGCTTGGGTTACAGCCAGCTTCCTGCATATCCCCCATGCTGAGGATGTCCCCAACACTGTGACTCTGGGGAACAGAGTTGGCTTCTTGCTCCGACCCTATAACTTCTTTGATGAGGATCCTTCCATCTTCTCCCCTGGCAGCGTCTACTTTGAGAAGGACCAGGATGCTGGGCTCTGCAGTGTCAACCCTGTGGCCTGTGTCCCCCACCTGGCGGCCTGTGTCCCAGACTTGCCCCCTTTCTTTTACCAGGACTTTTAG
- the AOC2 gene encoding retina-specific copper amine oxidase isoform X2: MNLKVVLVFLALSLITIFALAYILLTSQGGSSQPPRCPSVSPSAQPRTPPSQSQLFADLSPEELTAVMSFLTQQLGPGLVDAAQARPSDNCVFSVELQLPPKAAALAHLDRGSPPPAREALAIVFFGGQPQPNVSELVVGPLPHPSYLRDVTVERHGGPLPYHRRPMLGAEFAQMWNHLKEVELPKAPVFLASVFNYNGSTLAPLHATPSGLRSGDRATWIALYHNISGVGIFLHPVGLELLLDHRALDPARWAVQRVFYLGRYYADLGQLEWEFKAGRLEVARIPLPLPDGASSLKSRAPPGPLPPLQFSPQGSRYSVRGNLVTSSLWTFTFGHGVFSGMRIFDIRFKGERVAYEVSVQECVSVYGADSPKTMMTRYLDSSYGLGRHSRGLVRGVDCPYQSTMVDIHILVGTGAVQLLPGAVCVFEEAQGLPLRRHHNHLESYFYGGLAGSALVVRSVSSVGNYDYIWDFVLHPNGALEGRVHATGYINTAFLSGGEESLLFGNRVGERVLGAVHTHAFHFKLDLDVAGLKNWVVAEDVVFKPVAAPWSPEHQLQRPQLTRYQLVVTRRKEEESQSSSIYYQNDIWTPTMAFADFINNETLLGEDLVAWVTASFLHIPHAEDVPNTVTLGNRVGFLLRPYNFFDEDPSIFSPGSVYFEKDQDAGLCSVNPVACVPHLAACVPDLPPFFYQDF; the protein is encoded by the exons ATGAATCTCAAGGTAGTCCTTGTGTTCCTGGCACTGTCCCTCATTACCATCTTTGCCCTGGCCTATATTTTGCTGACCAGCCAAGGTGGCTCCAGCCAGCCTCCCCGCTGCCCCTCTGTATCCCCCAGTGCCCAGCCCCGGACACCCCCCAGCCAGAGCCAGCTGTTTGCGGACCTGAGCCCAGAGGAGCTGACGGCTGTGATGAGCTTCCTGACCCAGCAGCTGGGGCCAGGCCTGGTGGACGCAGCCCAGGCCCGCCCCTCGGACAACTGTGTCTTCTCGGTGGAGCTGCAGCTGCCCCCCAAGGCTGCTGCCCTGGCCCACCTGGACAGGGGGAGTCCCCCGCCCGCCCGGGAGGCACTGGCCATCGTCTTCTTTGGCGGACAACCCCAGCCCAACGTGAGTGAGCTGGTGGTGGGGCCGCTGCCGCACCCCTCCTACCTGCGGGATGTGACGGTGGAGCGTCACGGGGGCCCCCTGCCCTATCACCGACGCCCCATGCTGGGAGCGGAGTTTGCCCAGATGTGGAACCATTTGAAGGAGGTGGAGCTACCCAAGGCACCAGTCTTTCTGGCTTCTGTCTTCAACTACAATGGCTCCACTCTGGCACCTCTGCATGCCACCCCCAGTGGCTTGCGCTCAGGGGACCGTGCTACCTGGATAGCCCTCTACCATAACATCTCAGGTGTTGGGATTTTCCTTCACCCAGTGGGGCTGGAGCTACTGCTGGACCACAGGGCCCTGGACCCTGCCCGCTGGGCTGTCCAGCGGGTCTTCTACCTTGGGCGCTACTATGCAGACTTGGGCCAGCTGGAGTGGGAGTTTAAGGCTGGCCGGCTGGAAGTTGCTAGAATTCCTCTACCCCTGCCGGATGGGGCTTCATCCCTGAAGTCCCGAGCCCCCCCAGGTCCTCTCCCCCCTCTTCAGTTCTCACCTCAGGGCTCCCGATACAGTGTGCGAGGGAACCTGGTGACGTCCTCCCTCTGGACATTTACGTTTGGTCACGGGGTGTTCAGCGGCATGAGGATTTTTGATATTCGGTTCAAAGGCGAGCGAGTGGCCTACGAAGTCAGTGTCCAGGAGTGTGTGTCTGTCTATGGTGCCGATTCACCCAAGACAATGATGACCCGATACTTGGATAGCAGCTATGGACTTGGCCGTCACAGCCGGGGCTTGGTTCGGGGAGTGGACTGCCCCTATCAATCTACGATGGTGGACATCCACATATTAGTGGGCACTGGGGCAGTCCAGCTGCTCCCGGGTGCTGTATGCGTGTTTGAGGAGGCCCAAGGACTACCCCTTCGGAGGCACCACAATCACCTTGAGAGTTATTTCTATGGTGGTTTGGCTGGCTCGGCCCTTGTAGTCAGGTCTGTGTCATCCGTAGGCAACTATGACTACATTTGGGACTTTGTATTGCACCCAAATGGGGCTCTGGAAGGGCGGGTCCATGCCACAGGCTATATCAACACGGCTTTCCTGAGTGGGGGTGAGGAGAGCCTCCTCTTTGGGAACCGCGTGGGGGAACGAGTGCTGGGGGCGGTGCACACGCATGCCTTCCACTTCAAGCTGGACCTGGACGTGGCAG GGCTGAAAAACTGGGTGGTAGCTGAAGACGTGGTGTTTAAACCTGTGGCAGCCCCTTGGAGTCCAGAGCACCAACTGCAGCGCCCACAGCTGACTCG ATACCAGCTCGTGGTGACccggaggaaggaggaggaatcACAGAGCAGCAGCATCTATTACCAGAATGACATCTGGACACCCACCATGGCCTTTGCTGACTTCATCAACAATGAGACCCTCTTAGGAGAG GACCTGGTGGCTTGGGTTACAGCCAGCTTCCTGCATATCCCCCATGCTGAGGATGTCCCCAACACTGTGACTCTGGGGAACAGAGTTGGCTTCTTGCTCCGACCCTATAACTTCTTTGATGAGGATCCTTCCATCTTCTCCCCTGGCAGCGTCTACTTTGAGAAGGACCAGGATGCTGGGCTCTGCAGTGTCAACCCTGTGGCCTGTGTCCCCCACCTGGCGGCCTGTGTCCCAGACTTGCCCCCTTTCTTTTACCAGGACTTTTAG
- the AOC3 gene encoding membrane primary amine oxidase, whose protein sequence is MNQKTTLVLLALAVITIFALVCVLLAGRGGDGGEPGQPPRCPSVSPSAQPQTPPSQSQLFADLSPEELTAVMSFLTQQLGPGLVDAAQARPSDNCVFSVELQLPPKAAALAHLDRGSPPPAREALAIVFFGGQPRPNVSELVVGPLPHPSYLRDVTVERHGGPLPYHRRPVLMREYRDIHQLIFDRELPQAAGLLHHCCFYKRQGRNLVAMNAAPQGLQSGDRATWFGLYYNISGAGFFLHPVGLELLVDHKALEPAHWTIQKVFFQGRYYESLAQLEDQFEAGLVNVVLIPDNGTGGSWSLKSQVPRGPSPPLQFHPQGPRFSVQGSQVASSLWTFSFGLGAFSGPRIFDIRFRGERLAYEISLQEALAIYGGNSPAALLTRYIDGSFGMGKYSTPLTRGVDCPYLATYVDWHFLLESQAPKTMRDAICVFEQNQGLPLRRHHSNFYSRYFGGLAETVLVLRSVSTLLNYDYLWDMVFHSSGAIEVRFHATGYISSAFLFGAARRYGNQVGEHTLGTVHTHSAHFKVDLDVAGLENWVWAEDTSYVPTAVPWSPEHQMQRLQVTRKLLETEEQAAFPLGGTPPRYVYLASNHSNKWGHPRGYRIQMLSFAGEPLPQNSSMERAFSWGRYQLAVTRRKEEEPSSTSVYNQNDPWAPTVDFTDFINNETIAGEDLVAWVTAGFLHIPHAEDIPNTVTVGNGVGFFLRPYNFFDQDPSFDSPDSVYFREDQDAGACEVNPMACLPQAAACAPDLPAFSHGGFSHS, encoded by the exons ATGAACCAGAAGACCACTCTGGTGCTCCTCGCTCTGGCTGTCATCACAATTTTTGCCTTGGTGTGTGTCCTGCTAGCTGGCAGGGGAGGAGATGGAGGTGAACCCGGCCAGCCGCCCCGctgcccctctgtctcccccagtgCCCAGCCCCAGACACCCCCCAGCCAGAGCCAGCTGTTTGCGGACCTGAGCCCAGAGGAGCTGACGGCTGTGATGAGCTTCCTGACCCAGCAGCTGGGGCCAGGCCTGGTGGACGCAGCCCAGGCCCGCCCCTCGGACAACTGCGTCTTCTCGGTGGAGCTGCAGCTGCCCCCCAAGGCTGCTGCCCTGGCCCACCTGGACAGGGGGAGTCCCCCGCCCGCCCGGGAGGCACTGGCCATCGTCTTCTTTGGCGGACAACCCCGGCCCAACGTGAGTGAGCTGGTGGTGGGGCCGCTGCCGCACCCCTCCTACCTGCGGGATGTGACGGTGGAGCGTCACGGGGGCCCCCTGCCCTATCACCGACGCCCCGTGCTGATGCGAGAGTACCGGGACATACACCAGCTGATCTTCGACAGAGAGCTGCCCCAGGCTGCTGGTCTCCTCCACCACTGCTGTTTCTATAAACGCCAAGGACGGAACCTGGTGGCGATGAACGCGGCCCCCCAAGGTTTGCAGTCAGGGGACCGGGCCACCTGGTTTGGCCTCTACTACAACATCTCAGGGGCTGGGTTTTTCCTGCACCCCGTGGGGTTGGAGCTGCTGGTAGACCACAAGGCTCTGGAGCCTGCCCATTGGACCATCCAGAAGGTGTTCTTTCAAGGCCGCTACTATGAGAGTTTGGCCCAGCTGGAAGACCAGTTTGAGGCCGGCCTGGTGAATGTGGTGCTGATCCCAGACAACGGCACAGGTGGGTCCTGGTCCTTGAAGTCCCAGGTGCCTCGGGGTCCGAGTCCTCCTCTGCAGTTCCACCCCCAGGGCCCCCGCTTCAGTGTCCAGGGGAGTCAAGTGGCCTCCTCATTGTGGACTTTCTCCTTTGGCCTTGGAGCTTTCAGTGGCCCAAGGATCTTTGACATCCGCTTCCGGGGAGAACGACTAGCTTATGAGATCAGTCTCCAGGAGGCCTTGGCCATCTATGGTGGAAATTCCCCCGCAGCATTGCTCACCCGCTATATCGATGGCAGCTTTGGCATGGGCAAGTACTCCACTCCCCTGACCCGGGGGGTGGACTGCCCCTACCTGGCCACCTACGTGGACTGGCACTTCCTTCTGGAGTCCCAAGCCCCTAAGACAATGCGTGATGCCATTTGTGTGTTTGAACAGAACCAGGGCCTCCCCCTGAGGCGACACCACTCAAATTTCTACTCCCGCTATTTTGGGGGCCTTGCAGAGACAGTGCTGGTCCTCAGATCTGTGTCGACCTTGCTCAATTATGACTATCTGTGGGATATGGTCTTCCATTCCAGCGGGGCCATAGAGGTCCGATTCCATGCCACCGGCTACATCAGCTCAGCATTTCTCTTTGGTGCTGCCCGAAGGTACGGGAACCAGGTTGGGGAGCACACGCTGGGCACCGTCCACACCCACAGTGCCCACTTCAAGGTGGATCTGGATGTAGCAG GACTGGAGAACTGGGTCTGGGCTGAGGACACGTCCTATGTCCCCACGGCGGTACCCTGGAGCCCCGAGCACCAGATGCAGAGGCTGCAGGTGACCCGGAAGCTGCTGGAGACTGAGGAGCAGGCCGCCTTCCCCCTGGGAGGCACCCCACCCCGCTACGTGTACCTGGCCAGCAACCACAGCAACAAGTGGGGTCACCCGCGGGGCTACCGCATCCAGATGCTCAGCTTTGCTGGGGAGCCGCTGCCCCAGAACAGCTCCATGGAGAGGGCCTTCAGCTGGGGAAG GTACCAGCTGGCAGTGACTCGGCGGAAGGAGGAGGAACCCAGCAGCACCAGCGTCTACAATCAGAACGACCCTTGGGCCCCCACTGTGGATTTCACCGACTTCATCAACAATGAGACCATTGCTGGAGAG GACTTGGTGGCCTGGGTGACAGCTGGCTTCCTGCACATCCCACATGCAGAAGACATTCCCAACACGGTGACTGTGGGGAACGGTGTGGGCTTCTTCCTCCGACCCTACAACTTCTTTGACCAGGACCCTTCCTTCGATTCTCCTGATTCCGTCTATTTCCGGGAGGACCAGGATGCTGGGGCCTGCGAGGTCAATCCCATGGCCTGCCTCCCCCAGGCTGCTGCCTGTGCCCCAgacctccctgccttctcccacGGGGGCTTCTCTCACAGCTAG